A window of the Cystobacter fuscus genome harbors these coding sequences:
- a CDS encoding YopT-type cysteine protease domain-containing protein: MPVNRSGSTPKPLTPATPSTPNKVATSAPATPSTPTPPAPGSKATSPSWSQAPDGFGQSPSRGFPQVQGQKSPPLPSMQLGAKAKPLATGLNQNSSLRPNSANQALAQQHGGVITAWVEQGSNPVVQKSSEHGGICSVMVEDWCRQGLKGPGEEQQFRNKLNSNDYASFVQDQRNASFIQQQMVKNEQFIVANQNTTLSGSAVGLYNTNQTYDRNNNVPGLTSTATVPPRPLTDHASFAGELKQQLNNNQPADGQAAFYKMGLSNGSGGHAVGIKTENMGGQLRHSVLDPNTGEFTRIPDNQFTPFMNKYMDQNYGKDYKGGTWELLNLRS, encoded by the coding sequence ATGCCTGTCAACAGAAGTGGCTCGACCCCCAAGCCCCTCACCCCCGCGACTCCGAGCACCCCGAACAAGGTGGCAACGAGCGCTCCGGCGACTCCGAGCACCCCGACCCCGCCGGCTCCTGGGTCGAAGGCCACCAGCCCCAGTTGGAGTCAGGCTCCAGATGGGTTCGGCCAGTCTCCCAGCCGCGGTTTCCCGCAGGTCCAGGGCCAGAAGTCTCCGCCGCTGCCGTCCATGCAACTGGGGGCCAAGGCCAAGCCCCTGGCCACCGGGTTGAACCAGAACAGCTCCCTTCGGCCCAACTCGGCCAACCAGGCGCTCGCGCAACAACACGGTGGGGTCATCACCGCGTGGGTCGAGCAGGGAAGCAATCCTGTCGTCCAGAAGTCCTCTGAGCACGGCGGCATTTGCAGCGTCATGGTCGAGGACTGGTGCCGCCAGGGATTGAAAGGCCCCGGGGAGGAGCAGCAGTTCCGCAACAAGTTGAACTCGAACGACTACGCCTCCTTCGTCCAGGACCAGCGCAACGCCAGCTTCATTCAGCAACAGATGGTCAAGAACGAGCAGTTCATCGTCGCGAACCAAAACACCACGCTGAGTGGCTCGGCGGTCGGCCTGTACAACACGAACCAGACCTACGATCGGAACAACAACGTTCCCGGACTCACCAGCACTGCAACGGTGCCGCCTCGTCCGCTGACGGATCACGCGAGCTTCGCCGGAGAGCTGAAGCAGCAGCTGAACAACAATCAGCCCGCGGATGGCCAAGCAGCCTTCTACAAGATGGGCCTGTCGAACGGGTCGGGGGGCCACGCGGTGGGTATCAAGACGGAGAACATGGGGGGACAGCTGCGCCACTCGGTGCTCGATCCCAACACTGGCGAGTTCACGAGAATCCCCGACAACCAATTCACCCCGTTCATGAACAAGTACATGGACCAGAATTACGGTAAGGATTACAAGGGCGGGACGTGGGAGTTGCTCAACCTGAGATCCTAG
- a CDS encoding restriction endonuclease subunit S translates to MNSSRWPVHPLGSLVETLFVGLPVSRYQPKEREPFIEEPVLSVGDIEAGRLVSRQELKSVPLRPERLDRFRTKVDDLLVACRGTLLKAARVPKETASLLASSNLIVVRSSDQIHPAILLALLRGPEWQERLHLRSRSSTGLMQLTAKDLEDLPVPVPPMPVQMELVALMEAEAEHFQSAIQAAELRRSLTQRLVLDVLSPSSGHEVTYAGEHD, encoded by the coding sequence ATGAACTCCTCCCGGTGGCCGGTGCATCCACTTGGCTCGCTCGTGGAAACGCTCTTTGTCGGGCTTCCCGTTTCCCGCTATCAACCAAAAGAGCGGGAGCCCTTCATCGAGGAACCCGTCCTGAGCGTAGGGGACATCGAGGCAGGGCGTCTTGTGTCCCGGCAGGAGTTGAAGTCCGTGCCGCTGCGTCCCGAGCGGCTCGACCGGTTCCGTACCAAGGTAGATGACTTGCTGGTGGCGTGTCGGGGCACCCTGCTGAAGGCGGCACGCGTGCCGAAGGAAACGGCATCCCTCCTCGCCAGCTCCAACCTCATCGTGGTGAGGTCCAGTGACCAGATACATCCGGCCATCCTGCTGGCACTGTTGCGTGGCCCTGAGTGGCAGGAAAGGCTCCACCTGCGTTCACGCTCCTCCACGGGACTCATGCAACTCACGGCAAAGGATCTGGAAGACCTGCCCGTTCCCGTTCCGCCCATGCCAGTGCAGATGGAACTCGTCGCGCTGATGGAGGCGGAGGCGGAGCATTTCCAGAGTGCGATCCAGGCTGCGGAACTGCGGCGGAGCCTGACGCAAAGGCTGGTCCTGGATGTCCTCTCTCCTTCATCGGGCCACGAGGTGACTTATGCTGGCGAGCACGACTGA
- a CDS encoding glycoside hydrolase family 5 protein produces the protein MKNSPLLLMLAAFHLCGTAALARPGMAGAEPGHREGPGSAGLAAAPCNPRVPLSTRGRYVVDRCGERFKLKSVNWFGASDQLEVVGGLDKQKLSDLVTGMKALGFNSVRLPFSNNMLHPDDNKPAAQRCLEKHGVTCIDPAKNPELLNKTALEVYDAVVAELTRQGLVVILNNHTTKSMWCCGWDGNGFWDSSQALQRWQDDWVMLATRYQGNKWVAGADLRNEVRPDGLDSPNWGMRNQHDWHMAAQTMGNLLLRTNPDLLIVVEAVNWWGLLDGSRPQLKPVRQRPVALLRGDKLVYAVHNYGYTGPNQSGGSLGSGPKYSDMDRSTLHGTMDQEWGFVLEANQAYTAPVWMSEFGVGYNDQAANTRAWFSNLADYLIDKDVDWAYWAFNAAKIQNTVQGEDETYGLWSYPDWNGVRNGDWRLGTGPLGRLLGADGRTGAVDATRFLSMAVLTKDGDSTYYVDNNSLDFDWHSGKAKLSCPRGYRVVGVSENFSILCTNAGAVPAQQGTGSYHTVTQEVSPLRYPGDWANQSIKFECPTGSYAVGISTANPFTIELAGLLCEQNTGGIPLNGRSAKDFWGGDQRASLSGGDWSVGKHKGQCADNQYIIGVAHRRSWLSDYASVVLCSN, from the coding sequence ATGAAGAACAGTCCTCTGCTGTTGATGTTGGCGGCGTTCCACCTGTGCGGCACAGCCGCCCTGGCCCGGCCCGGAATGGCCGGCGCCGAGCCAGGCCACCGCGAAGGCCCCGGAAGCGCCGGGCTGGCCGCGGCGCCGTGCAACCCGCGCGTCCCGCTGAGCACCCGGGGCCGGTACGTCGTCGATCGCTGCGGCGAGCGCTTCAAGCTGAAGTCCGTCAACTGGTTCGGCGCGAGTGATCAGCTCGAGGTGGTGGGAGGCCTGGACAAGCAGAAGCTGTCGGACCTCGTCACGGGAATGAAGGCGCTGGGCTTCAACTCCGTCCGGCTGCCATTCTCCAACAACATGCTGCACCCGGACGACAACAAGCCCGCGGCGCAGCGGTGTCTGGAGAAGCACGGCGTCACGTGTATCGACCCCGCGAAGAACCCGGAGCTGCTGAACAAGACGGCGCTCGAGGTCTACGACGCCGTCGTGGCGGAGCTGACGCGGCAGGGACTGGTGGTCATCCTCAACAACCACACGACGAAGTCCATGTGGTGCTGCGGCTGGGATGGCAATGGCTTCTGGGACAGCAGCCAGGCCCTGCAGCGGTGGCAGGACGACTGGGTGATGCTGGCGACGCGCTACCAGGGCAACAAGTGGGTGGCCGGGGCCGACCTGCGCAACGAGGTGCGTCCGGACGGACTGGACAGCCCCAACTGGGGGATGCGCAACCAGCATGACTGGCACATGGCGGCCCAGACGATGGGCAACCTGCTGCTGCGCACGAACCCGGACCTGCTCATCGTCGTCGAGGCGGTCAACTGGTGGGGACTCCTGGACGGCTCGCGCCCGCAGCTCAAGCCCGTGAGGCAGCGGCCCGTCGCCCTGTTGCGCGGAGACAAGCTCGTCTACGCCGTGCACAACTATGGCTACACCGGGCCGAATCAGTCGGGAGGCTCGCTGGGCAGCGGCCCGAAGTACAGCGACATGGACAGGTCCACGCTCCACGGCACGATGGACCAGGAGTGGGGCTTCGTGCTCGAGGCGAATCAGGCGTACACCGCGCCGGTCTGGATGAGCGAGTTCGGCGTCGGCTACAACGACCAGGCGGCCAACACCCGGGCGTGGTTCAGCAACCTCGCGGACTACCTGATCGACAAGGACGTCGACTGGGCCTACTGGGCCTTCAACGCGGCGAAGATCCAGAACACGGTGCAGGGGGAGGACGAGACCTACGGCCTGTGGAGCTATCCGGACTGGAACGGCGTGCGCAACGGGGACTGGCGGCTCGGGACGGGTCCCTTGGGCCGACTGCTCGGGGCGGACGGGCGGACGGGCGCCGTGGATGCGACGCGCTTCCTGTCGATGGCCGTCCTCACGAAGGACGGCGACTCCACCTACTACGTGGACAACAACTCGCTGGATTTCGACTGGCACTCGGGCAAGGCGAAGCTCAGCTGTCCGCGAGGCTATCGCGTGGTGGGGGTGAGCGAGAACTTCTCCATCCTCTGCACCAACGCGGGAGCGGTTCCCGCGCAGCAGGGCACGGGCAGCTACCACACGGTCACCCAGGAGGTCTCACCGCTGCGCTACCCGGGTGACTGGGCCAACCAGAGCATCAAGTTCGAGTGCCCCACGGGCTCCTACGCGGTGGGCATCTCCACGGCGAACCCGTTCACCATCGAGCTGGCGGGCCTGCTCTGCGAGCAGAACACCGGTGGAATTCCTCTCAACGGCAGGTCGGCGAAGGACTTCTGGGGAGGAGACCAGCGCGCATCGCTCTCGGGAGGCGACTGGAGCGTGGGCAAGCACAAGGGACAGTGCGCCGACAACCAATACATCATCGGGGTGGCGCATCGCCGGAGCTGGCTCTCGGACTACGCGTCGGTGGTGCTCTGCTCCAACTGA
- a CDS encoding Abi family protein: MQPISATLLTSLLSSARLEAYRLLPTDTHRMLLGRYRWNVALCMSLYPVLGYLEVAFRNSLHMALTGMYSTPAWFDVSPSVLKSDEQEAIEAAKKALRKRGVAVEPNRMVAELSFGFWTGLLRTEYEQVLWPKLLAAVFPGMPRKHRTRQAVSNRMHTVRRLRNRVFHHEPIWRLQHLPQRNDDLRDTLTWFDRDLLRLFPSSHTFEEIHAQGPTAHEQDVK, from the coding sequence ATGCAACCCATATCTGCCACGCTGCTGACGAGCCTGCTGTCGTCCGCTCGGCTGGAGGCCTACCGACTGCTTCCTACTGATACGCACCGGATGCTGCTGGGGCGCTACCGCTGGAACGTCGCCTTGTGCATGTCGCTCTATCCGGTCCTGGGGTATCTGGAAGTCGCTTTCCGCAACAGCCTCCATATGGCCCTCACGGGGATGTACAGCACTCCGGCTTGGTTCGACGTTTCTCCTTCCGTGCTCAAGTCTGATGAGCAAGAGGCGATCGAAGCCGCGAAGAAAGCCCTGCGCAAGAGAGGGGTCGCGGTGGAGCCCAACCGCATGGTCGCAGAACTGAGCTTCGGCTTCTGGACGGGCCTGCTGCGCACGGAGTACGAGCAGGTGCTCTGGCCCAAGCTCCTCGCCGCCGTCTTTCCTGGCATGCCTCGCAAACACCGGACTCGCCAAGCGGTTTCCAACCGCATGCATACGGTCCGCCGCCTCCGCAACCGAGTCTTCCACCATGAGCCCATCTGGCGCTTGCAGCACCTGCCGCAGCGTAATGACGATCTCCGGGACACCTTGACGTGGTTCGACCGGGACCTGCTTCGTCTCTTCCCTTCATCTCATACCTTCGAGGAAATCCATGCCCAGGGGCCCACGGCGCACGAGCAGGATGTCAAGTAG
- a CDS encoding replication-associated recombination protein A: protein MPAGPDLFAASVDVNRFAPLAERMRPRTPEEFIGQSHLLGPGAPLRQLIERKAIVSCLFGGPPGVGKTTLARMLAASVDAEFVILSAVSDGIPRIREVVAEAERLRNQYHRRTVVFVDEIHRWAKNVQEQALPHVESGLLILLGATTENIGFEVRPALVSRCRVFLLRELTPADLRTALLRALSDEKRGLGARHLSVSDEALSVLVEGSGGDVRKALGGLELAAQLTADGAEISRETALQATGTRLARHNKDGDEHFELLSALQKSCRGSNPQGAIFWAARLLQTGDHVALWRRLKVIAVEDVGLAMPEAIGIVRACEEGFHSVGMPEGRIFVAQATLLLATAKKSNRGYQAMDAALAAVEAHPNAAPPLHLRNAPTELMKELGYKKGYEAPWNHKDHYVPGQTYLPEPLERSVFYRPSKEGHEAEIHERMSHWWREDKASRGE from the coding sequence ATGCCCGCTGGTCCCGACCTGTTCGCCGCTTCCGTCGATGTGAACCGCTTCGCGCCGCTGGCCGAGCGCATGCGTCCACGCACCCCCGAGGAGTTCATCGGGCAGTCGCACCTGCTCGGCCCTGGCGCGCCCCTGCGCCAGCTCATCGAACGCAAGGCCATCGTCTCCTGCCTCTTCGGAGGGCCTCCGGGCGTGGGGAAGACCACGCTCGCGCGCATGCTGGCGGCCAGCGTCGACGCGGAGTTCGTCATCCTCTCGGCCGTCTCCGATGGCATCCCCCGCATCCGCGAGGTGGTGGCCGAGGCCGAGCGCCTGCGCAACCAGTACCACCGGCGCACCGTCGTCTTCGTGGATGAGATCCACCGCTGGGCCAAGAACGTCCAGGAACAGGCCCTGCCCCACGTGGAGAGCGGTCTCCTCATCCTGCTCGGGGCGACGACGGAGAACATCGGCTTCGAGGTGAGGCCCGCGCTCGTCAGCCGGTGCCGTGTCTTCCTGCTGCGCGAGCTCACCCCCGCGGACCTCCGGACCGCGCTCCTGCGGGCACTCTCCGATGAGAAGCGGGGGCTCGGTGCCCGGCATCTGAGCGTGAGTGACGAGGCGCTCTCCGTCCTGGTGGAGGGGAGCGGAGGGGACGTGCGCAAGGCGCTGGGCGGGCTGGAGCTCGCGGCCCAGCTCACCGCCGACGGCGCGGAGATTTCGCGCGAGACGGCCCTCCAGGCCACCGGGACACGGCTCGCACGGCACAACAAGGACGGGGACGAGCACTTCGAGCTCTTGAGCGCCCTCCAGAAGTCGTGCCGGGGCTCCAACCCCCAGGGGGCCATCTTCTGGGCGGCGCGGCTGCTGCAGACGGGCGACCACGTGGCGCTGTGGCGCCGGCTCAAGGTCATCGCCGTGGAGGACGTGGGGCTGGCCATGCCCGAGGCCATCGGCATCGTGCGCGCGTGCGAGGAGGGCTTCCACTCCGTGGGCATGCCCGAGGGGCGCATCTTCGTGGCCCAGGCGACCCTCTTGCTGGCCACGGCGAAGAAGAGCAACCGGGGCTATCAGGCGATGGACGCGGCGCTGGCGGCCGTGGAGGCCCACCCCAACGCGGCCCCGCCGCTCCACCTGCGCAACGCCCCCACCGAGCTCATGAAGGAGCTGGGCTACAAGAAGGGCTACGAGGCGCCCTGGAACCACAAGGACCACTACGTGCCCGGGCAGACGTATCTCCCCGAGCCCCTCGAGCGCTCCGTCTTCTACCGGCCGAGCAAGGAAGGCCACGAGGCGGAGATCCACGAGCGGATGAGCCACTGGTGGCGCGAGGACAAGGCGTCCCGGGGTGAATGA
- a CDS encoding universal stress protein, with amino-acid sequence MRPFRRCPRYWSEATNRVILCAFSRLPDGGTVYEAYVGGRARDEAGARDPLSGCTNSCARTRTPRGARCRWRFLRGKDVATTLLQTAQRLDADVLCVGTHRRGGLKKTQMASVALAVMTRADRPVVRPPEP; translated from the coding sequence ATGCGCCCATTCCGGCGCTGCCCTCGGTACTGGTCCGAGGCGACCAACCGGGTCATTCTGTGTGCCTTCTCACGGCTGCCCGACGGGGGCACGGTGTACGAGGCCTACGTGGGAGGCCGAGCACGTGACGAAGCAGGAGCGCGAGATCCCCTCAGCGGCTGCACCAATTCCTGCGCCAGGACGCGGACGCCCAGGGGCGCAAGGTGCAGGTGGAGATTTCTGCGGGGCAAGGACGTGGCGACGACGCTCCTGCAGACGGCGCAGCGTCTGGACGCGGACGTGCTGTGCGTGGGCACGCACAGGCGCGGCGGGTTGAAGAAGACGCAGATGGCCTCGGTGGCACTGGCGGTGATGACACGCGCGGACCGGCCCGTGGTGCGCCCGCCCGAGCCGTGA
- a CDS encoding DJ-1/PfpI family protein: MAANLDIVFLLYPGVSYLDFMGPQAVFGLLPGARQIFASVGAQPIREGALTLQPLTRLEDVARCDVLCVPGGPIGRAVEDPVFMEGVRRLASTARFVTSVCTGSLILGAAGLLEGRRAACHWAAREQLKLFGAIPDAGRVVRDGHILTGGGVTAGIDFGLTLAAELAGPVVAQAIQLLLEYAPAPPFNAGRPETAPGEALARMSTLTPGGDIVFDPAEEEAIVRRAGEALRASRA; encoded by the coding sequence ATGGCGGCGAATCTCGACATTGTCTTTCTTCTCTACCCGGGCGTGTCCTATCTGGACTTCATGGGGCCGCAGGCGGTGTTCGGCCTGCTGCCGGGCGCGCGGCAGATCTTCGCCTCCGTGGGCGCACAGCCCATCCGCGAGGGCGCCCTGACGCTCCAACCCCTGACGCGGCTGGAGGACGTGGCGCGGTGTGACGTGTTGTGTGTGCCGGGCGGGCCCATCGGGCGGGCGGTGGAGGATCCGGTCTTCATGGAGGGGGTGCGCCGGCTGGCGTCCACGGCGCGGTTCGTCACCTCGGTGTGCACGGGCTCGCTCATCCTGGGCGCGGCGGGGCTGCTGGAGGGCCGGCGGGCGGCATGCCACTGGGCGGCGCGCGAGCAGCTGAAGCTCTTCGGGGCCATTCCAGACGCGGGGCGCGTGGTGCGGGATGGGCACATCCTGACGGGCGGCGGTGTCACGGCGGGCATCGACTTCGGTCTGACGCTCGCGGCGGAGCTGGCGGGCCCGGTGGTGGCCCAGGCCATCCAGCTCCTGCTCGAGTACGCCCCCGCGCCTCCGTTCAACGCCGGGCGTCCCGAGACGGCGCCCGGGGAGGCCCTGGCGCGGATGTCCACGCTCACGCCGGGGGGGGACATTGTTTTCGACCCGGCGGAGGAGGAGGCCATCGTGCGGCGCGCGGGCGAGGCCCTCCGCGCGAGCCGGGCCTGA
- a CDS encoding HsdM family class I SAM-dependent methyltransferase encodes MLASTTEDVLAVLWEAVGVLRASVSSSQYPSYIHRLMTLKFLSDGAEEKRIPFSVPPSACWTLLQKKAQALGRALNTACHVLEDSNPSLRNVLTSLDFDSAALGGPEQRNQVLEALITRVSMLPSLGGEHLPMDLLGEVSGSLLIKAAEVDHLSGGTHSTPQSITRLLVSLLNPRAGMRVCDQSCGTGGALVACAEHAARTTAPSALPGTLELHGQEKNLEAWALCRMNMLLHGLFDARIELGDVLREPKLVEGAHLLKYNRVISDPPFNLEMWGADQAKEDRFHRFEPIPPKNNASYAFIQHCMAVLDEGGVAAVLSTQGVLFRGGNEQLVRRALLEADHVEAVIGLPGNILYGTATPPIVLMLRRGKTAERRNRVLFVDASQGGIVKGRQRHLRQQDIEEVVASFQSFEDREGFARAVRLDEIRSNEWNLNIARYVRQKSTRVWIDPDEQIAAISAAEHRRDEAARRMDALLQRVRRTYLPES; translated from the coding sequence ATGCTGGCGAGCACGACTGAGGACGTGTTGGCAGTACTCTGGGAGGCGGTGGGAGTGTTGCGCGCCTCTGTTTCCTCTTCACAATACCCGAGCTACATCCACAGGCTCATGACACTGAAGTTCTTGTCCGATGGTGCGGAGGAAAAGCGTATTCCGTTTTCCGTGCCTCCGTCCGCGTGCTGGACTCTTCTTCAGAAGAAAGCTCAGGCGCTGGGGAGGGCACTGAACACCGCTTGCCACGTCTTGGAGGATTCGAACCCCTCGCTCCGGAATGTTCTCACGAGTCTTGATTTCGATAGCGCGGCGCTCGGTGGGCCCGAACAGCGAAACCAAGTGCTGGAAGCGTTGATCACAAGAGTTTCAATGCTCCCCTCTCTTGGAGGCGAGCACCTACCGATGGATCTCTTGGGTGAGGTCAGTGGTTCGCTGCTCATCAAAGCCGCAGAGGTCGACCACTTGTCGGGGGGCACGCACAGCACGCCCCAATCCATCACGCGGTTGTTGGTCAGTTTGCTGAACCCTCGGGCTGGAATGCGCGTTTGTGACCAATCGTGCGGTACGGGCGGCGCTCTCGTCGCGTGTGCGGAGCATGCCGCGCGCACTACGGCTCCATCCGCGCTCCCTGGCACACTCGAGTTGCATGGCCAGGAGAAGAACCTAGAGGCGTGGGCCCTGTGCCGCATGAACATGCTGTTGCACGGACTGTTCGATGCTCGCATCGAACTGGGAGACGTACTTCGTGAGCCAAAGCTGGTGGAGGGAGCACATCTGCTGAAATACAACAGGGTGATCTCCGATCCTCCTTTCAATTTGGAGATGTGGGGGGCGGACCAAGCGAAGGAGGATCGCTTTCACCGGTTCGAGCCCATCCCGCCCAAGAACAACGCCAGCTATGCATTCATCCAGCACTGCATGGCTGTATTGGATGAAGGGGGAGTGGCTGCCGTACTGAGTACCCAGGGGGTTCTTTTTCGAGGAGGAAACGAGCAACTCGTGCGGCGCGCCTTGTTGGAGGCGGACCACGTGGAAGCAGTCATCGGCCTACCTGGCAACATCCTCTATGGTACGGCGACTCCGCCCATCGTGCTCATGCTCCGGCGCGGCAAGACCGCCGAGCGACGGAACAGGGTCTTGTTTGTGGATGCCTCACAGGGAGGCATCGTCAAGGGGCGGCAGCGTCACCTGCGGCAGCAAGACATCGAAGAGGTTGTTGCTTCCTTTCAGTCATTCGAAGATCGTGAAGGATTCGCGCGTGCCGTCCGACTCGACGAGATTCGAAGCAATGAATGGAACCTGAACATTGCTCGATACGTGAGACAGAAGAGTACCCGGGTATGGATAGATCCCGATGAGCAGATAGCAGCCATTTCCGCTGCCGAGCACAGGAGGGACGAAGCCGCACGCCGTATGGATGCCCTGTTGCAGCGTGTCAGGCGCACCTACCTTCCCGAGTCGTGA
- a CDS encoding RluA family pseudouridine synthase → MVGRDGTFRSGTSDVSDDSVSDADVPRAVTFFEGPLAPGDVPSRLASPFDPGPPGRLARRSAEALQQRLHQERARWEALWRPGGGKMFGVLVVATPGGRIGSLCAFSGMLEGAWNVEGFVPPLFDAAAREAFWPEGEAELAALEQRHAQALHEASRESRMAARRECEARLAEIAHLRAERSRELWRRMAHCYVISNARGERLSLAALFAPQPPPGGAGDCAAPKLLAFAYRHHLKPLALAEFWWGASPLKGARQSGAYYPACDGKCGKVLPYMLEGLPVEPGPPRPVAILEDPRVLHEDPWLLVIDKPHGLPCVPGRHSPARDSVLVRLQRRFPELSRSFFVHPLEPESSGLVLLARDSATQASLQRQFARREAEHRHVAWVDGRLGGEHGSVELALRGTSTGSLEVLADGLHGKRAVTEWRVCGASDARTRVVLWPRTWHPLQLRIHTAHPLGLGVPLVGDVRFGREDTRLMLHAEGLGFTHPRTGVRLDLDAPAPF, encoded by the coding sequence ATGGTGGGCCGTGACGGAACCTTCCGGAGCGGAACGAGCGACGTGTCGGATGACAGCGTGAGCGATGCGGACGTCCCACGGGCCGTGACGTTCTTCGAGGGGCCGCTGGCTCCCGGGGACGTGCCTTCGCGCCTCGCGAGCCCCTTCGACCCGGGACCCCCGGGGCGGCTGGCTCGCCGGTCGGCGGAGGCGCTCCAGCAGCGCCTGCACCAGGAGCGCGCACGGTGGGAGGCACTGTGGCGTCCCGGTGGCGGCAAGATGTTCGGGGTGCTGGTCGTCGCGACACCCGGCGGGCGCATCGGCTCGCTGTGCGCGTTCTCCGGAATGCTGGAGGGCGCCTGGAACGTGGAGGGCTTCGTCCCACCGCTGTTCGACGCAGCCGCGCGCGAGGCGTTCTGGCCGGAGGGGGAGGCCGAGCTTGCGGCGCTGGAGCAGCGTCACGCGCAAGCGCTTCACGAGGCCTCGCGTGAGTCGCGGATGGCGGCCCGGCGGGAGTGCGAGGCACGCCTCGCGGAGATCGCCCACCTTCGCGCGGAGCGGTCCCGGGAGCTATGGCGGCGGATGGCCCACTGCTACGTGATTTCCAACGCGCGCGGAGAGCGCCTGTCGCTGGCCGCGCTGTTCGCGCCCCAGCCACCCCCCGGAGGTGCTGGGGACTGCGCCGCGCCCAAGCTGCTGGCGTTCGCCTATCGCCATCACCTGAAGCCCCTGGCGCTCGCCGAGTTCTGGTGGGGTGCGTCTCCGCTCAAGGGGGCCCGGCAGTCCGGCGCGTACTACCCGGCGTGTGACGGCAAATGCGGCAAGGTCCTGCCGTACATGCTCGAAGGGCTTCCGGTGGAGCCCGGGCCCCCGCGGCCGGTGGCCATCCTCGAGGACCCACGAGTCCTTCACGAGGATCCGTGGCTGCTCGTCATCGACAAACCCCACGGACTGCCTTGTGTGCCCGGTCGTCACTCGCCCGCACGGGACTCGGTGCTCGTCCGGCTCCAGCGGCGGTTTCCGGAGCTCTCCCGTTCCTTCTTCGTCCATCCGCTGGAGCCGGAGTCCTCTGGCCTCGTGTTGCTCGCGCGGGACTCCGCCACGCAGGCGTCCCTCCAGCGTCAATTCGCGCGCCGCGAGGCCGAGCATCGTCACGTGGCCTGGGTGGACGGCCGCCTCGGGGGTGAGCACGGGAGCGTCGAGCTTGCCCTTCGCGGTACCTCCACGGGCTCGCTGGAGGTGCTCGCCGATGGACTGCACGGCAAGCGGGCCGTCACGGAATGGCGCGTCTGCGGAGCGAGCGATGCCCGCACGCGCGTGGTCCTCTGGCCCCGGACCTGGCATCCGCTTCAGCTGCGCATTCACACCGCGCATCCGCTCGGCCTGGGCGTACCCCTCGTCGGGGACGTCCGCTTCGGCCGCGAGGACACGCGGCTGATGCTTCACGCCGAGGGGCTGGGCTTCACCCACCCTCGCACGGGCGTGCGGCTCGATCTCGACGCTCCCGCTCCATTCTAG
- a CDS encoding GFA family protein, which produces MTTASSPSTGVRTYRGSCQCGAVRFEADFNPSAGTTRCNCTICTKTAWWGVHMKPEAFRLVAGQEVLRDFSRHEALHALFCGVCGIRVFGHGDIPELGGAFYSVNLNCLDGADLSGVPVRYLDGLHDTWAELAVAPYLSPFSPTAHARA; this is translated from the coding sequence ATGACGACCGCTTCCTCCCCTTCCACCGGTGTCCGGACGTACCGGGGCAGTTGCCAGTGTGGCGCCGTGCGCTTCGAGGCCGACTTCAATCCGAGCGCCGGGACGACCCGGTGCAACTGCACCATCTGCACCAAGACGGCCTGGTGGGGCGTGCACATGAAGCCGGAGGCCTTCCGCCTCGTCGCCGGCCAGGAGGTGCTGCGCGACTTCTCGCGCCATGAGGCCCTGCATGCCCTCTTCTGCGGAGTGTGCGGCATCCGCGTCTTCGGGCACGGGGATATCCCGGAGCTGGGCGGCGCGTTCTACTCGGTGAACCTCAACTGCCTGGATGGCGCGGATCTCTCGGGCGTCCCGGTGCGCTACCTCGATGGGCTCCACGACACCTGGGCGGAACTCGCCGTGGCGCCCTACCTGAGCCCGTTCTCCCCCACGGCGCACGCCCGCGCGTAG
- a CDS encoding DUF6891 domain-containing protein, whose amino-acid sequence MSDDDSRKHLLARVECLVRGGFEGEEELVEEFEQWVEDELGESDSALVETLEAHARKLFQEQRVREAGWSEPTLNDAIASAFEELNGRGIVAMEDAGYTMSEGWSEVNEVASSQDPLPRGAVFYHGQDLERGVAGEGLLLAFGAYEDDDAKHEAASLAIGREACEVLGRHGVRTEWNGSVGERIQIPPFEWRKRQWTQVARS is encoded by the coding sequence ATGAGCGACGATGATTCCCGCAAGCACCTGCTCGCCCGCGTCGAGTGCCTGGTGCGCGGCGGCTTCGAGGGCGAAGAGGAACTGGTCGAGGAGTTCGAGCAGTGGGTGGAGGACGAGCTGGGCGAGTCCGACAGCGCGCTGGTGGAGACGCTGGAGGCGCACGCCCGGAAGCTCTTCCAGGAGCAGCGCGTCCGGGAGGCGGGCTGGAGCGAGCCGACGCTGAACGACGCCATCGCCAGCGCCTTCGAGGAGCTGAACGGGCGCGGCATCGTCGCGATGGAGGACGCGGGCTATACGATGTCCGAGGGCTGGTCCGAGGTGAATGAGGTCGCCAGCAGCCAGGACCCGCTGCCTCGCGGAGCGGTCTTCTACCATGGCCAGGACCTGGAGCGAGGCGTCGCGGGCGAGGGGCTGCTGCTGGCCTTCGGCGCCTACGAGGATGACGACGCGAAGCACGAGGCCGCGAGCCTCGCCATCGGCCGAGAGGCATGCGAGGTGCTCGGACGCCACGGGGTGAGGACGGAGTGGAACGGCTCCGTCGGGGAGCGCATCCAGATTCCTCCCTTCGAGTGGCGCAAGCGCCAGTGGACCCAGGTGGCCCGCTCCTGA